A stretch of Brassica napus cultivar Da-Ae chromosome C6, Da-Ae, whole genome shotgun sequence DNA encodes these proteins:
- the LOC106354338 gene encoding mitochondrial substrate carrier family protein E-like, with protein MASKDSNREQPPPLSIEIKATQDQFFVWREFVWGGIAGAFGEGMMHPVDTLKTRLQSQIIMNASQRQKSIPQMLRTVWVGDGLKGFYRGIAPGVTGSLATGATYFGVIESTKKWIEETHPNLGGHWVHFIAGAIGDTLGSFVYVPCEVIKQRMQIQGTSSSWSSFISRDSVPVKPRGDMYGYYTGMVQAGSSILKEQGPKGLYAGYWSTLARDVPFAGLMVMFYEALKDLTDQGKKKFPQFGVNSSIEGLVLGGLAGGLSAYLTTPLDVIKTRLQVQGTTIKYKGWLDAVGQIWRKEGPEGFFRGSVPRVMWYIPASALTFMAVEFLRVSFREKSKNNNIVVSNLSIESKRSSVHEVREN; from the exons ATGGCGAGCAAGGATTCGAATCGCGAGCAACCACCTCCTCTGAGCATCGAAATCAAAGCCACTCAGGATCAATTCTTCG TGTGGAGAGAGTTCGTATGGGGAGGTATAGCTGGAGCTTTTGGCGAAGGGATGATGCATCCCGTAGATACTCTTAAAACTCGGCTTCAGAGTCAGATTATCATGAATGCGTCTCAG AGACAgaagagcattccacaaatgttAAGGACTGTCTGGGTTGGTGATGGACTGAAAG GCTTTTATAGGGGAATTGCTCCTGGAGTCACTGGATCTCTTGCCACTGGTGCAACCTACTTTGGTGTTATTGAGTCCACAAAAAAATGGATTGAAGAGACTCATCCCAACTTAGGAGGCCACTGGGTACACTTTATTGCAGGAGCTATTG GTGATACACTTGGTTCTTTCGTATATGTTCCCTGTGAAGTAATAAAGCAGCGGATGCAAATTCAAGGGACTAGTAGCTCCTGGAGCTCTTTTATTTCGAGGGACAGCGTTCCAGTGAAACCAAGAGGTGACATGTATGGTTATTATACTGGAATGGTCCAGGCTGGAAGCTCAATATTGAAAGAGCAAGGACCAAAAGGGCTGTATGCTGG ATATTGGTCTACACTAGCAAGGGATGTACCTTTTGCTGGCCTCATG GTGATGTTTTATGAAGCATTGAAGGATCTAACAGATCAAGGGAAGAAAAAGTTTCCACAATTTGGAGTCAACAGTTCAATCGAGGGGCTCGTTTTGGGAGGATTAGCTGGTG GACTAAGTGCTTATCTCACAACTCCACTGGATGTTATTAAAACAAGATTGCAAGTACAAGGAACAACGATCAA GTACAAGGGTTGGCTGGATGCAGTTGGGCAGATATGGAGGAAGGAAGGTCCAGAGGGCTTTTTCAGGGGAAGCGTTCCGAGGGTCATGTGGTATATTCCGGCCTCGGCACTCACTTTCATGGCCGTTGAATTCCTTAGAGTGAGTTTCAGAGAGAAAAGTAAGAATAACAACATTGTTGTCTCAAACTTAAGCATAGAGAGTAAAAGATCTTCGGTACATGAGGTTAGAGAGAACTAG
- the LOC106354339 gene encoding probable phosphoribosylformylglycinamidine synthase, chloroplastic/mitochondrial, with product MTTSQAALATLFLNGSNRQTTLLQRSSTSQLWGSVRFQTSKLRSLNLNRTKAAVLRCSTPRASLSVVEQPSLVEKPASEVIHYYRVPLIQESANAELLKAVQTKISNQVVGLSTEQCFNIGLETELAEEKVSVLKWILQETFEPENLGTDSFLERKKREGLHATIIEVGPRLSFTTAWSTNAVSICRACGLNEVTRLERSRRYLLFSHEPLSENQTNEFSAMVHDRMTECVYPQKLVSFETNVVPEEVKYVPVMEKGREALEEINQKMGLAFDEQDLQYYTRLFRDDIKRNPTNVELFDIAQSNSEHSRHWFFAGNIVIDGEPMDKSLMQIVKSTWEANRNNSVIGFKDNSSAIRGFMVNQLRPLLPGSTCLLDLSARDLDILFTAETHNFPCAVAPYPGAETGAGGRIRDTHATGRGSFVVASTSGYCVGNLNMEGSYAPWEDSSFQYPSNLASPLQILVDASNGASDYGNKFGEPMIQGYTRTFGMRLPSGERREWLKPIMFSAGIGQIDHTHITKGEPEVGMLVVKIGGPAYRIGMGGGAASSMVSGQNDAELDFNAVQRGDAEMSQKLYRVARACIEMGEKNPIVSIHDQGAGGNCNVVKEIIYPKGAEIDIRAVVVGDHTMSVLEIWGAEYQEQDAILVRAESREVLESICKRERLSMAVLGTINGEGRCTLIDSTAKAKCEKEGLPPPPPAVDLELEKVLGDMPKKTFEFKRVDYAREPLDIAPGVTLMDSLKRVLRLPSVSSKRFLTTKVDRCVTGLVAQQQTVGPLQITLADVAVIAQTFTDLTGGACAIGEQPIKGLLDPKAMARLAVGEALTNLVWAKVTALSDVKASGNWMYAAKLEGEGSAMYDAAIALADAMIELGIAIDGGKDSLSMAAHADGEVVKAPGNLVISAYVTCPDITKTVTPDLKLGDDAGGVLLHVDLAKGKRRLGGSALAQVFGQIGNDCPDVDDVPYLKNVFEGVQALISEDLVSAGHDISDGGLIVAALEMAFAGNKGVSLNLDSNGISLFETLFSEELGLVMEISNENLDAVLEKLRGFNVTAEIIGKVTESPLIEVKVDGITHLSEETAFLRDMWEDTSFQLEKLQRLASCVEMEKEGLKLRHEPNWKLSFTPSWTNDSYMFKDVKPRVAVIREEGSNGDREMSAAFYAAGFEPWDVTVSDLLAGAITLDQFRGIVFVGGFSYADVLDSAKGWAASIRFNSPLLSQFQEFYKRPDTFSLGICNGCQLMALLGWVPGPQVGGSLDTAQPRFVHNESGRFECRFTSVTIKDSPSIMLKGMEGSTLGVWAAHGEGRAYFPDEGVLDRMLHSDLAPLRYCDDDGSVTEAYPFNLNGSPLGIAAICSPDGRHLAMMPHPERCFLMWQYPWYPKGWEVEKAGPSPWLKMFQNARDWCSKL from the exons ATGACTACCTCCCAGGCAGCTCTTGCGACTCTGTTTTTAAAC GGTTCCAATAGACAAACAACGCTTCTGCAGAGAAGCTCAACAAGTCAATTGTGGGGTTCCGTTAGATTCCAAACCTCAAAGCTGCGGTCTTTGAATTTGAACCGAACTAAAGCTGCTGTCTTGAGATGCTCTACGCCTAGAGCATCTCTTTCCGTTGTTGAGCAACCGAGCTTGGTTGAGAAGCCTGCTTCAGAGGTTATCCACTACTACCGAGTGCCTTTGATTCAAGAAAGCGCAAACGCTGAGCTTCTCAAGGCCGTTCAAACCAAAATCAGCAACCAGGTTGTCGGTTTATCAACTGAGCAGTGTTTCAACATCGGTCTTGAAACTGAATTAGCAGAAGAAAAGGTGTCTGTTCTGAAGTGGATTCTTCAAGAAACATTTGAGCCAGAGAATCTAG GAACTGATAGTTTTCTTGAGAGGAAGAAGCGGGAAGGACTCCACGCTACAATCATTGAAGTAGGTCCTAGACTCTCTTTCACAACAGCATGGTCCACCAACGCAGTTTCGATATGCAGAGCTTGTGGTTTAAATGAGGTGACTCGCTTGGAAAGGTCTAGGAGGTACCTCCTGTTCAGCCACGAGCCACTTTCAGAGAATCAAACAAATGAATTTTCCGCAATGGTTCACGATAGAATGACCGAGTGTGTCTACCCTCAAAAGCTGGTTTCGTTTGAGACGAATGTGGTTCCCGAGGAAGTGAAGTATGTGCCTGTGATGGAGAAAGGGAGAGAGGCTTTGGAAGAAATCAACCAGAAGATGGGTTTGGCATTTGATGAGCAAGATCTGCAGTATTACACTAGGCTTTTCAGAGATGACATTAAGCGTAACCCCACCAATGTGGAGCTGTTTGACATCGCTCAGTCCAACAGCGAGCATAGTAGACACTGGTTCTTCGCTGGGAACATTGTTATTGATGGGGAGCCAATGGATAAGTCTCTTATGCAGATTGTAAAGAGCACTTGGGAG GCAAATAGAAACAACTCAGTCATTGGGTTTAAAGACAACTCCAGTGCTATAAGAGGCTTCATGGTGAACCAGCTACGTCCTCTCCTTCCTGGCTCCACTTGCTTACTCGATCTCAGCGCACGTGATCTCGACATACTCTTCACTGCTGAGACCCACAACTTCCCTTGCGCGGTGGCTCCTTATCCTGGCGCCGAGACAGGAGCTGGAGGTAGAATCAGAGACACGCACGCAACTGGAAGAGGCTCCTTCGTGGTTGCATCAACCTCTGGCTACTGTGTTGGGAACCTCAACATGGAAGGCTCTTACGCTCCGTGGGAAGACTCGTCTTTCCAGTACCCATCAAACCTTGCCTCACCGTTGCAGATACTTGTAGACGCTAGCAACGGTGCGTCTGACTATGGGAACAAATTTGGAGAGCCGATGATTCAAGGATACACCAGAACCTTTGGGATGAGGCTGCCGAGCGGGGAGAGACGAGAGTGGCTGAAGCCGATTATGTTCAGTGCAGGTATTGGACAGATTGATCATACTCATATAACTAAAGGGGAACCAGAAGTTGGGATGCTTGTTGTCAAGATCGGTGGGCCTGCGTACCGTATTGGTATGGGAGGAGGTGCTGCCTCTAGTATGGTTAGTGGTCAGAACGATGCTGAGCTTGATTTCAACGCTGTGCAGCGTGGAGACGCTGAGATGTCTCAGAAGCTCTACCGTGTTGCCCGTGCTTGCATTGAGATGGGGGAGAAGAATCCTATTGTTAGTATTCATGATCAAGGCGCTGGTGGGAACTGTAATGTGGTGAAAGAGATTATTTATCCCAAAGGTGCGGAGATTGATATAAGAGCTGTTGTTGTTGGGGACCATACCATGTCGGTGTTGGAGATTTGGGGAGCTGAGTATCAAGAGCAAGATGCTATTTTAGTGAGAGCTGAGAGTAGAGAGGTTTTGGAGTCGATATGTAAGAGGGAGAGGCTTTCGATGGCTGTACTTGGGACGATTAATGGAGAAGGTCGTTGTACTTTAATAGACAGCACAGCTAAAGCGAAGTGTGAGAAGGAAGGCTTACCTCCACCTCCTCCTGCTGTGGATCTTGAGCTGGAGAAGGTTCTTGGCGACATGCCTAAGAAGACGTTTGAGTTCAAGCGCGTTGATTACGCGCGGGAGCCGCTTGATATAGCTCCCGGGGTTACGTTGATGGACTCTTTGAAAAGAGTTCTGAGGTTACCTTCGGTGTCTTCGAAGCGGTTCTTGACAACCAAAGTGGATAGATGTGTTACAGGTCTCGTCGCTCAGCAGCAAACAGTTGGACCGTTGCAGATCACGCTTGCTGACGTTGCAGTGATAGCGCAGACGTTCACTGATCTAACGGGTGGtgcgtgtgcaattggagagcAGCCGATCAAAGGCCTGCTTGATCCAAAGGCAATGGCGAGACTAGCTGTTGGAGAGGCTCTGACGAATCTTGTTTGGGCGAAGGTTACTGCGTTGTCTGATGTTAAAGCTAGTGGTAACTGGATGTACGCTGCTAAGCTTGAAGGAGAAGGCTCAGCGATGTATGACGCTGCGATTGCCCTAGCTGATGCAATGATTGAGCTTGGGATTGCAATTGATGGTGGGAAAGATAGTCTTTCGATGGCAGCTCATGCGGATGGTGAGGTTGTTAAAGCTCCAGGGAACCTTGTGATCAGCGCTTATGTTACATGTCCTGACATCACAAAGACGGTGACTCCGGATCTGAAGCTTGGAGATGATGCTGGTGGTGTTCTCTTGCATGTTGATTTGGCAAAGGGGAAGCGGAGGTTAGGTGGATCAGCACTGGCTCAGGTGTTTGGTCAGATTGGGAACGACTGTCCTGATGTTGATGATGTTCCGTATCTGAAAAACGTCTTCGAGGGAGTTCAAGCTCTCATCTCAGAGGACTTGGTATCTGCTGGACACGATATCAGCGACGGTGGACTCATCGTAGCTGCTTTGGAGATGGCTTTTGCTGGAAACAAAGGTGTAAGCCTTAACTTGGATTCCAACGGGATAAGCCTCTTTGAGACTTTGTTCTCTGAAGAGCTCGGTCTGGTGATGGAGATTAGCAATGAGAACTTAGACGCTGTGTTGGAGAAGCTCCGTGGTTTTAATGTTACCGCTGAGATCATTGGGAAAGTGACCGAGTCTCCTTTGATTGAGGTGAAAGTAGATGGAATTACTCATTTGAGTGAGGAAACGGCGTTCCTCAGAGACATGTGGGAGGACACGAGTTTCCAGCTGGAGAAGCTTCAGAGACTAGCGTCTTGTGTGGAGATGGAGAAAGAAGGTTTGAAGCTGAGGCATGAACCTAACTGGAAGCTCTCATTTACTCCTTCCTGGACCAATGATAGTTATATGTTTAAGG ATGTTAAACCGAGAGTAGCTGTGATCCGAGAGGAAGGAAGCAATGGAGACAGGGAGATGTCAGCAGCATTTTACGCTGCTGGTTTTGAACCGTGGGACGTGACAGTGTCTGACCTCTTAGCTGGAGCAATCACTCTTGATCAGTTCCGTGGGATAGTCTTTGTTGGAGGGTTTAGCTACGCTGATGTACTCGACTCAGCCAAAGGATGGGCTGCTTCAATAAGATTCAACTCTCCTCTTCTAAGCCAGTTCCAAGAGTTTTACAAAAGACCAGACACGTTCAGCCTCGGAATCTGCAATGGCTGCCAGTTAATGGCCTTGTTAGGATGGGTTCCAGGCCCTCAAGTCGGCGGGTCGCTCGACACGGCACAGCCGAGGTTTGTCCATAATGAGTCAGGAAGGTTTGAGTGCAGGTTCACAAGCGTGACCATTAAGGACTCGCCGTCGATAATGCTGAAAGGAATGGAGGGAAGTACCTTAGGAGTTTGGGCGGCTCATGGAGAAGGACGGGCTTATTTCCCTGACGAAGGGGTCTTGGACCGTATGCTTCACTCAGATTTGGCTCCGTTGAGATATTGTGATGATGATGGGAGTGTGACTGAGGCTTACCCTTTTAACCTCAATGGTTCGCCGTTGGGGATAGCTGCTATATGTTCGCCTGATGGGAGACATTTGGCGATGATGCCTCATCCTGAAAGGTGTTTCTTGATGTGGCAGTATCCGTGGTACCCGAAGGGGTGGGAGGTTGAGAAAGCTGGGCCGAGTCCGTGGTTGAAGATGTTCCAGAATGCTAGGGACTGGTGCTCTAAGCTTTAA
- the LOC106354340 gene encoding 60S ribosomal protein L35a-1, whose protein sequence is MVKGRQGERVRLYVRGTILGYKRSKSNQYPNTSLIQIEGVNTTEEVTWYKGKRMAYIYKAKTKKNGSHYRCIWGKVTRPHGNSGVVRAKFTSNLPPKSMGMRVRVFMYPSNI, encoded by the exons ATGGTGAAGGGACGCCAAGGAGAACGTGTCAG ACTCTACGTTAGGGGAACCATCTTGGGATACAAAAG GTCCAAGTCCAACCAGTACCCAAACACATCCCTTATCCAGATCGAAGGAGTCAACACTACCGAGGAGGTGACATGGTACAAGGGAAAGAGGATGGCTTACATCTACAAGGCTAAGACCAAGAAGAACGGTAGTCACTACCGTTGCATCTGGGGAAAGGTTACCAGGCCTCATGGTAACAGCGGTGTTGTCCGTGCCAAATTCACATCGAACTTGCCTCCCAAGTCCATG ggAATGAGGGTCAGAGTCTTCATGTATCCGAGCAACATATGA